The stretch of DNA GTATGAGTATGATATGCTCATTAATTATCTTGAGCATGTAAACATGTCCTATTCAGAGTAATAACAACTATACTATATGCAATTTATGTGGGACAGCGTTAGCATGTGTTAGCGTGACGTAGCATGTTTACTGTGGCATTCAAATGCTGCGGTCGCAAAAAGAACTACAATCAATTTGTGACTGGGTATATGTAAACATGCTCACCTCAaaatgtcctgtgtgttttttttgccatgagCAAAATTAGGAGGCAAAAGGGGCAAGAATGACAAAATTGTAGCAGCAAATGTGTTTAGTTTTAAGTTGgagatgtaaacaaaaaaaagccaacatTATGGAGTTTCCTGGAGTTCTAAAAGGGTTTTAAATGTTCTAGAAAAATaaatttttaaatcaataaaacatagGTAGGCAAAAAGTTGAAATAAGGGTGACGAAAATGGAAATCAAAAATTgcaatgtgaaaaaaaaattgatgtcCCACCCCACCCAATGCTACATAGGGGGCTTATAACACCCTCCAATTGATCAATCAGTCAAGGAAGAAGACTTCACAATATCAGGCACATGAATGGGCTCAAGAGCCAAACCCATGCCCTGAACAAAGATCACTCTTTACTCACCTACTCTCCCTCACCTGTGTCAACACCAGCTTCAACAAAACCTCTACGCTAATCCAAGGGTCAGTTTTGTAATTTCCCCACACAAAACGTGTAGTGTTGGGGAGGCTGATCCCTCATCAACCGCTGAGGTGAATGGATTAAAAATCACATGTTGCGGAGCTGAATGGCCTGCGTGACGGGGGACAGGCACACAGGACAAACGGCTTCTGGACACTGGCATATCTGGGTGGCACAATCTAGACAGAAGAGGTTATGGCCACAGGGAACCAAGGCAGCGATCACCTGGTTATCCATACAGTGAATGCATATCTCCTGTCCTCTCCCCGCAGCTGATCCGAGCCCTGGTCGATAGAAGAGGGAGGAGTCGGGaggcgaggaagaggaggcagtgCTTTCACTGGAAGAGGAGAAGGCCGAGCTGTAAGTGGGGAACCTTTGGGTATCAAGGGCCCCAGCTGAGCCCAAAGGCCCTCGATGAACACGCTGAGCCTGAGGGTGCTCCAGCGCTTCTGTCCCAGAGAAGGTTGGAGAGAGCCGGGGTGTCCCAGGCTGACTGGTCTGAAGACATCGAAGACAACAGTCATTAGACGACTAAAACTGAATACTCTCCACCACCTTTCTTTTATCACAgcaattatttctttgtttattgcTCAGATTACTTATAAGATTTATTTCATGTAAGAAAATCAAAAGGTGTACACTGAACTATGAGATGGTTATTTAATGTCTACACAGGACATGTTGAATTCCACCTACCTGAGACTGAAGAACATCAAAGGCCTGGAGGGGTTGGTGGTCCACAAGGGAGCTCCAGACATGCGTCTGTGCAGCAGGGTGTGAGGATTGGGCAGTAGAGATGGTTAATGGGTCAAAACCTGAGGaggagcctcctcctcctcctcctccccctcccaaGCTGACCAGCTCCTCAGACCCCACAGGAAGAAGGTTTTCGCCATACCACAAAGCTGGAGTGCCAGAATTACGACTGTTGTTGTTAGCATTGGCATTATACGAACAGGTTGGGCTGAAATCTGCCATCCGGTTAGCGTTCCCACCGCCGTAGAAAGAATCAGCGGAGCTGGAGCCACTGCCGAGTGAACTGGAGCTGTCGTTGCGGTAGTTGGAAGACATCCTGACGCCACTATTGATATTGCTATTGACTTGCTGGCCACCATTGATGCTCACTGGCACCAAGCCACTGCCACCCGGTGATGTTGCATTAGCGTGAAGCCACCCGGGCTTCCCTAACCCCATTGCGGCTGCCGAATTCTCAAAGCTGACATCTGTCCCGTTGTATTGAAAATCATTGTTGTCTACACCTGGAGCCTCGATACCCCCACCGGTCCCTGTGCGCATGGCAATATGTGCCTCGATTTCCTCCCTGGCCCGGTCAACGTTTTCTGGCATCCCAGTGACCTCAAATACAGGCTCTTTGTCTCGACTCGGTGTCACAATGTAAGTGTGGGTCTGTTGCTGGATGCGCTTGATGGTTGCCCCTGAAAAATATAACCAGATCAAGATTCTAGTACTTCATTGTCAATGTTTACTTCTACAGACCATTCTAAAACAACCCTGTTTCTCAACGTGCTTAAAATAGTATTAGAATATAAAACTAGAAAAGTAAAACAGTAGTACAATAAcaagcaataaataaatgtctaacACATTTGTGAGCACTGAATATTGAAGAGTAAAATTCTGAGTGTGGCATTTTCAATTATTAGCTCAACCACTCCAGTCTAATGGCACATGGCTGAGAAATGTTGCAGTACAATTTGCAAATCAACCTTAAGGCTTTGTGACACTGTGGTGATAATGTCAACAGAACAAGGGGTTAAAAGAGTCTGTGAAAACAGAAGCCAACCTTCCTGCACAGAGATGAGCAGAATAAACTCTTTGAACAGCTAAAGAAATGCTTCACAAGTTACTTTAAATACTCCGCAATAAAGAGCATCTTGtttatgacacacaaaaaagatcAGTTGTTGGGTATTGATGTTTATTATCCTGCAAACTTCACAATCACTAAAGAAAAGAGTTTTCAGATACTTCCGCTTTTTTTTAGTATCGTGTTAAATCTAGAAACTTAATATAGAAACATGACTTGCTGTGCTGTTATGAAACTTATCATGTTTCTTATAATCGTGTCCTATAACTAGATGTCcagaaactgaagaaaacaacagttaGCGGAATTCAAAAATAGAATTGAAGACTCACCTTTTGGACCCACAACCAGCCCAACAACACGATAGGGTACCCGCACCTGTGGGGTTGAAAAGACATGTCAAGTCATGTCCCTTAGAAACAACGGAGACAGGACACACATAACAAATGTACAAAGAAAAAgcatactttttaaaaaaaaaaaagggaaataaatgtGATCAAGACTCTGCTAATTttcttaaaatacataaataaaaaacaataaaacaccagAATAACTAGAAAAAGCACTCTGACATGTCTGACACTGACATGCTCGGCCTCTAATTCTGTTCAGTAACTTGGTGCTCTCAGTGAGCCAATCAGCTTTTCACACCACTAAATTCGGACCCAAGTTCCACCGCCTTATAGCATCAACAGTGGATATGACTTACACTGTGCTTTCCTTCTGTTCATTCAGAAAAAAGATCTTTACATGTTCTTTGTTTCCTTTGCCATTTTCACCTGTTCAccttctgtcctcatcatctACAGCTTACACCGACACACCCACTAATCACATAATGGTTCACTTGGAAAACCcatgtaatttgttttttgtgccaTAGCATACATccctattatatatatatataatcaaaaATCCATACTTTACTTTTGAGTTGTCCAAAAACATAACCACTTGCTTTCAGACAAATCTgtgtaaaaagtgacttcaagtAAATTGTGCAACAGCTGCTGGAACAAAGCTGCTTTTATGTAACGCTATTGTTCCAAATATAAACATCTgtccagagagagacaaagcgTAATAAACACTTTAAGTCATTAACGCTAACGTGTAAAACTCAGAGGCCACTCAATGAAGCAAATGTGATACAGTGTTAACATTCACAACACTTTATATGATTCACTCCACAAGAATGTCTGCCAGGTCTTAAACATCAAGACTACACAGTGACTCATAACCACATGCTTACTGACCTGAATGGTCGTCTGTCCAGGTAGAGTAGGCATCCCAGGACCAGTCGCAGCAGCCAGGGGGCCCGTCTTGTTACGAGACGCTCGGATGAGGGAGAAGTGCTCGGCCGCAGATAAGATCTCCCTCTTGGCCATGGCCACATCTTCTTTGCGTCCCGTCACAACAAAGACGGGCTGATCCCCTCTCACTGGTGTCTTGATGTAGGTGTTGGTCTTGGCTCTCAGTGCCTTAATCTTACAGCCTATGAAtattaggttaaaaaaaaaaaagttaagacaATAGAATTTTTTGATTATTTCACAAAGAACAGATCAACATGGAACCATGTTGTCCTGTGTTTTGGGAGCACTGGAATGctatttttttggaaaaaatccTTTTTATGTATACAACCAATACACTGCCCTAATGGTCAATGTCTTTTACGgtaactttttttcttccttattCCCCCTGGCTTGGGTCATTATGTCTTTATGTGGCTGTATACACAGTAGCTTTATAtttaagaaggaaaaaaaaaagaatgtgcaCATGATTAacatctccttttctctctttttggtGTACTTCTGTAACAGTGTTACTTGCCACGTACaagcctggcatatgtactccAGCATTTAGAGTCGTTTTgggacatttcttgaaacaatgccgtgtttatggaacacatttttttttaagaaagttgtttctgtgtggacacgTTGCTCTTTTGACGTTCATGTTATTACCTCGGCAGATGAGGCAATGCATTGGTGTTTGTCTGCTTTTGAGCAAAAACTCAAAAGGTAAAAGTTGGATTTTGGTGGACCCgtccaggttgtaccccaccttttgctcTATGttggctgggattggcaccagcagtcctgtgatcctcatgtggaggacaaagtgttAGACAGTGGATGGATGCGCAAACAGGGAATTGGCTAAGCTTACTTGTTTGTTTGATAGacatattgtatttttgttctTTAAGTGCACTTAGAGAGTGGGTACAAACTGAGTTATAGG from Solea solea chromosome 8, fSolSol10.1, whole genome shotgun sequence encodes:
- the LOC131464085 gene encoding RNA-binding protein MEX3B-like, with the protein product MPSSTSLLEADEGESEVPPPLVHAFAGIGLDEHHGTQNQSPEQVDESLSFHHNHHQVSHFNLLGTVLDLKPLPLNRPPSGDEMKTAPEDEEPEVAAVVDSPSVSADNSLLAQAHRHKHLPPGPAVVPSRMEHIETVLLYSGGEQDDATAVGGSALLSSSGMAMLPPGVFAEPGYEAEASLLARRKSVNTTECVAVPSSEHVAEIVGRQGCKIKALRAKTNTYIKTPVRGDQPVFVVTGRKEDVAMAKREILSAAEHFSLIRASRNKTGPLAAATGPGMPTLPGQTTIQVRVPYRVVGLVVGPKGATIKRIQQQTHTYIVTPSRDKEPVFEVTGMPENVDRAREEIEAHIAMRTGTGGGIEAPGVDNNDFQYNGTDVSFENSAAAMGLGKPGWLHANATSPGGSGLVPVSINGGQQVNSNINSGVRMSSNYRNDSSSSLGSGSSSADSFYGGGNANRMADFSPTCSYNANANNNSRNSGTPALWYGENLLPVGSEELVSLGGGGGGGGGSSSGFDPLTISTAQSSHPAAQTHVWSSLVDHQPLQAFDVLQSQTSQPGTPRLSPTFSGTEALEHPQAQRVHRGPLGSAGALDTQRFPTYSSAFSSSSESTASSSSPPDSSLFYRPGLGSAAGRGQEICIHCMDNQVIAALVPCGHNLFCLDCATQICQCPEAVCPVCLSPVTQAIQLRNM